One region of Vescimonas fastidiosa genomic DNA includes:
- a CDS encoding DUF1292 domain-containing protein — MSEEFGPNFITITDEDGNDIELEYVDALEHNGTTYMAFFPTADTEEEAESAQDFGLVILKSVVENGEEFLATPDTDEELNEIFDLFTQQLLEDEE, encoded by the coding sequence ATGAGCGAAGAATTTGGCCCCAATTTCATTACCATCACCGACGAGGACGGCAATGACATTGAGCTGGAATATGTCGATGCCCTGGAGCACAACGGCACCACTTACATGGCTTTTTTCCCCACAGCCGACACCGAGGAGGAGGCTGAGAGCGCCCAGGATTTCGGCCTGGTGATTCTAAAGTCCGTTGTGGAAAACGGCGAGGAGTTTCTGGCCACCCCGGATACCGATGAAGAGCTCAACGAGATCTTCGATCTCTTCACCCAGCAGCTTCTGGAGGACGAGGAATAA